ATCCTTCTACTTGAAAAGTTGAATTAGCAATATTAAATCCAGATTGAGGATCATCGTAATCAGCATCTACTGGTACTTCACCAGTATTTAAGTTTATACCAAATCTAGTTTTAGCGTCTGCAGTATTATTGCTTCCTTGAACTCGAAATAATTCTTTATGAAACTGTCCTCTTCTATAATCATATCTTTTAAAGATGATTGGTTCAGCTCCGTCATCTCCAATTATAAACTCTAATCTACCATCATTTGAAGGACCACCAGAACCAATTTCAAATAAATCAGTAACACCAGAACTTCCTTTTAACCTAAAACTACCATTAGTGGTAGTGAAGAACATTGGTTTATAAAACGAAGCTCCAGATGCGGCGAATTGTAAAGCTGCTATACTTCCGTTTCCATTTAAATGTAAAAGTGGTTGATCATTATCTGTATAATCAGGAAATCCTTGCACCAAACCTAAAGTTTGTCGTCTTCCAAACTCTAATATAGGTGTGTTGTTCGATCTAATTTGCATTCTTACATCATCAATAGTACCAAGAAAGTTTGTGTTAGTAGTTGATGCATTTCCATTGAGTAACCAATTATTACCACTAGTTGAGACCCAGTTCGTACCATCATAATAATATATGATTTTCTGATCCGTACTGTAAGCCATTGTTCCTTCCGGAGGAGATAGTGCGTTTATTTGCGCGGTGGTTCCACTTGGGAGTCCACTAACAGGTGTCCCAGGAAATACTTGAGCAGAAATATATATAGGTAAAATGAAAATAACTAATAATATAAAACTTCTCATATTGATGTTGTTTATAGGTTGAATTTAATTCATAGTTGTATTAACTACGATATTTTAAAGACCAAGATAAATAAATGTATTTACTACAAGGTATGGTTGGTATCTTTCGAACGATTGATTTGATCCACCACTATTCACAGATACTGTATGATTATGATTTCCTGCCGTACTAGTATTAGTAGTCCCATTATTAGCGAAAAAAGTAACATTGGAATCCACATTATTAAAAACTCTAAAAGTTCGAGTTCGTCTGGGAATAGTATGTCTGTGGTTACCTGCATTATTAGTGTTACCTGTAAAATTAACGTTAGGTAAATTAGCTTGAGTTAGTGTAGTATTAACTTGTCCACCAGTATCACCAATATTTTGTCCTGTATTAGGATGTTTTAAAACTCTGTTAGTTGCATTAGGTAGTGTTCCAGTAAACCCAAGACTATTTGCAGCTGTTTGCGCATTGGCTGGAAGAGAAGTGATGCTTCGCCCATTTAGAATATACCATCCAGAATGATCTCCTGTTTGAGCACCATATTTCACATCTCCAATTGTATTGGAAGAAGTATTAAAAGGTACCCAATTACTTCCGTTATAATAGTAAAATATTTGTTCGTTTGTGCTATAAGCAATTGTAGCTTCAACTGGATTTGCTATAGCATTTATTTGGGCAGTAGTACCACTTGGGTATCCTGAAACCGGTGTTCCAGGAAATACCTGTGATAATAAAACATTACAGAATAATATACAGAGTATAAAAATTATTTTTTTTCCAATCATATTATTGTGTATTATAAATCTTCCACTGTAAAGAACCAATTTCTATCTACTAAATACAGGAATACATTACTTCCATATAGTTGAACTGTAAAAGTAGTATTTGTTTGTGCCGTTACTTGACCAGTCACCATCAATCCTGTACCACTAAATGCTGTAACATGTACAATATAATTTGCATTTCCTCTATCTGGGATTGTTACCGTGTAATTACCTGTACTATTTCTAACTACAGAAGTAACTCCTTGAGATGTAATTAAAGCACCTGTTGTACCATTGACTTTAGCAAATGCTTTTATAAAAGTATCACCATCTGCACCTGCTGGTCCTGTAGGTCCAGTTGCTCCATTAATACCATTTGCCCCTGCTGGTCCTTGTGGTCCAGTTACACCGTCAGTTCCGTCTGCACCAGTTGGTCCTTGTATACCTTGAGGTCCTTGCGGTCCCGTTACACCATCAGTTCCGTCTGCACCAGTTGGTCCTTGAATACCTTGTGGTCCCGTAACACCGTCTGTACCATCTGCACCAGTTGGTCCTTGAATACCTTGTGGTCCCGTAACACCGTCTGTACCATCTGCACCAGTTGGCCCTTGAATACCTTGCGGTCCCGTTACACCGTCAGTTCCGTCTGCACCAGTTGGTCCTTGTATACCTTGAGGTCCTTGTGGTCCAGTCACACCATCAGTTCCGTCTGCACCAGTTGGTCCTTGTATACCTTGAGGTCCTTGCGGTCCCGTAACACCATCCGTTCCGTCTGCACCAGTTGGTCCTTGAGGTCCTTGTGGTCCAGTCACACCATCAGTTCCGTCTGCACCAGTTGGTCCTTGAATACCTTGTGGTCCAGTTACACCGTCAGTTCCGTCTGCACCAGTTGGCCCTTGAATACCTTGCGGTCCAGTTACACCGTCAGTTCCGTCTGCACCAGTTGGTCCTTGTATACCTTGAGGTCCTTGCGGTCCCGTAACACCATCCGTTCCGTCTGCACCAGTTGGTCCTTGAATACCTTGTGGTCCAGTCACACCATCAGTTCCGTCTGCACCAGTTGGTCCTTGAATACCTTGTGGTCCCGTAACACCGTCTGTACCATCTGCACCAGTTGGTCCTTGAATACCTTGCGGTCCAGTTACACCATCAGTTCCGTCTGCACCGGTTGGCCCTTGAATACCTTGTGGTCCAGTCACACCATCCGTTCCGTCTGCACCAGTTGGTCCTTGTATACCTTGTGGTCCTTGCGGTCCCGTAACACCATCCGTTCCGTCTGCACCAGTTGGTCCTTGAATACCTTGCGGTCCCGTTACACCATCAGTTCCGTCTGCACCAGTTGGTCCTTGAATACCTTGTGGTCCAGTCACACCATCAGTTCCGTCTGCACCAGTTGGTCCTTGAATACCTTGTGGTCCAGTTACACCGTCAGTTCCGTCTGCACCAGTTGGTCCTTGAATACCTTGCGGTCCCGTAACACCATCCGTTCCATCTGCACCCGTTGGTCCTTGAATACCTTGAGGTCCTTGCGGTCCCGTAACACCATCAGTTCCGTCTGCACCAGTTGGTCCTTGAATACCTTGTGGTCCAGTCACACCATCAGTTCCGTCTGCACCAGTTGGTCCTTGAATACCTTGTGGTCCAGTTACACCGTCAGTTCCGTCTGCACCAGTTGGTCCTTGAATACCTTGCGGTCCCGTAACACCATCCGTTCCATCTGCACCCGTTGGTCCTTGAATACCTTGAGGTCCTTGCGGTCCCGTAACACCATCAGTTCCGTCTGCACCAGTTGGTCCTTGAATACCTTGTGGTCCAGTTACACCGTCAGTTCCGTCTGCACCAGTTGGTCCTTGTATACCTTGAGGTCCTTGCGGTCCCGTTACACCATCAGTTCCGTCTGCACCAGTTGGTCCTTGAATACCTTGCGGTCCAGTCACACCATCAGTTCCATCTGCACCAGTTGGTCCTTGAATACCTTGCGGTCCCGTAACACCATCAGTTCCGTCTGCACCAGTTGGTCCTTGAATACCTTGCGGTCCCGTAACACCATCAGTTCCGTCTGCACCAGTTGGTCCTTGAATACCTTGTGGTCCAGTCACACCATCAGTTCCGTCTGCACCAGTTGGTCCTTGAATACCTTGTGGTCCAGTCACACCATCAGTTCCGTCTGCACCAGTTGGTCCTTGAATACCTTGAGGTCCTTGTGGTCCAGTTACACCGTCAGTTCCGTCTGCACCAGTTGGTCCTTGAATACCTTGCGGTCCCGTAACACCATCCGTTCCATCTGCACCCGTTGGTCCTTGAATACCTTGAGGTCCTTGCGGTCCCGTAACACCATCAGTTCCGTCTGCACCAGTTGGTCCTTGTATACCTTGGGGTCCTTGCGGTCCAGTCACACCATCAGTTCCATCTGCACCAGTTGGTCCTTGTATACCTTGGGGTCCTTGCGGTCCCGTTACACCATCAGTTCCGTCTGCACCAGTTGGTCCTTGTATACCTTGGGGTCCTTGCGGTCCAGTCACACCATCAGTTCCATCTGCACCAGTTGGTCCTTGAATACCTTGCGGTCCCGTAACACCATCAGTTCCGTCTGCACCAGTTGGTCCTTGAATACCTTGCGGTCCCGTAACACCATCAGTTCCGTCTGCACCAGTTGGTCCTTGAATACCTTGTGGTCCAGTCACACCATCAGTTCCGTCTGCACCAGTTGGTCCTTGAATACCTTGTGGTCCAGTCACACCATCAGTTCCGTCTGCACCAGTTGGTCCTTGAATACCTTGTGGTCCAGTTACACCGTCAGTTCCGTCTGCACCAGTTGGTCCTTGAATACCTTGCGGTCCCGTAACACCATCCGTTCCATCTGCACCCGTTGGTCCTTGAATACCTTGAGGTCCTTGCGGTCCCGTAACACCATCAGTTCCGTCTGCACCAGTTGGTCCTTGTATACCTTGGGGTCCTTGCGGTCCCGTTACACCATCAGTTCCATCTGCACCAGTTGGTCCTTGAATACCTTGCGGTCCCGTAACACCATCCGTTCCATCTGCACCCGTTGGTCCTTGAATACCTTGAGGTCCTTGCGGTCCCGTTACACCATCAGTTCCGTCTGCACCAGTTGGTCCTTGAATACCTTGTGGTCCAGTCACACCATCAGTTCCGTCTGCACCAGTTGGTCCTTGAATACCTTGTGGTCCAGTTACACCGTCAGTTCCGTCTGCACCAGTTGGTCCTTGTATACCTTGAGGTCCTTGCGGTCCCGTTACACCATCAGTTCCGTCTGCACCAGTTGGTCCTTGAATACCTTGCGGTCCCGTAACACCATCAGTTCCATCTGCACCAGTTGGTCCTTGAATACCTTGCGGTCCCGTAACACCATCAGTTCCGTCTGCACCAGTTGGTCCTTGAATACCTTGCGGTCCCGTTACACCATCAGTTCCGTCTGCACCAGTTGGTCCTTGAATACCTTGTGGTCCAGTCACACCATCAGTTCCGTCTGCACCAGTTGGTCCTTGAATACCTTGTGGTCCAGTTACACCGTCAGTTCCGTCTGCACCAGTTGGTCCTTGAATACCTTGCGGTCCCGTAACACCATCCGTTCCATCTGCACCCGTTGGTCCTTGAATACCTTGAGGTCCTTGTGGTCCAGTTACACCGTCAGTTCCGTCTGCACCAGTTGGTCCTTGTATACCTTGAGGTCCTTGCGGTCCCGTTACACCATCAGTTCCGTCTGCACCAGTTGGTCCTTGAATACCTTGCGGTCCCGTAACACCATCAGTTCCATCTGCACCAGTTGGTCCTTGAATACCTTGCGGTCCCGTAACACCATCAGTTCCGTCTGCACCAGTTGGTCCTTGAATACCTTGCGGTCCCGTAACACCATCAGTTCCGTCTGCACCAGTTGGTCCTTGAATACCTTGTGGTCCAGTCACACCATCAGTTCCGTCTGCACCAGTTGGTCCTTGAATACCTTGTGGTCC
This genomic window from Tenacibaculum sp. 190524A05c contains:
- a CDS encoding PA14 domain-containing protein — its product is MRSFILLVIFILPIYISAQVFPGTPVSGLPSGTTAQINALSPPEGTMAYSTDQKIIYYYDGTNWVSTSGNNWLLNGNASTTNTNFLGTIDDVRMQIRSNNTPILEFGRRQTLGLVQGFPDYTDNDQPLLHLNGNGSIAALQFAASGASFYKPMFFTTTNGSFRLKGSSGVTDLFEIGSGGPSNDGRLEFIIGDDGAEPIIFKRYDYRRGQFHKELFRVQGSNNTADAKTRFGINLNTGEVPVDADYDDPQSGFNIANSTFQVEGSVSKSILSTNSNLTLTEDHHTILVTANATITLPAANTCSGRIYVIKNISGGNITVSSYQDQNNSSSTSIGQFNIWIQSDGTNWQQINSTTSSTTTTNNGLQYYTWDISNTSQPNIDNPRTLGVSSTQGIVSANLNDSSRSSIAPDTDGYILKYTGTLNVQNSGNFTINGRSDDGTRVYIDGVLVLENWFDQGATTRSGTVNLGAGKHKIEFWYYENGGGDFMEFTWGANPDGYTVGSTINANQFTIE